A region of the Apium graveolens cultivar Ventura chromosome 6, ASM990537v1, whole genome shotgun sequence genome:
TACcttcttaatttttaaaaatatttttactaATTTTATCAATTTGGCCAATTAATCTGGTTTTTGAGGAATTAAACCGATTTTTAACCAGATTTTTACATAATTGAATCGATTAGACACCTTCTATAGATTAATCCTGATTAATCACCAAATTTTACAAACAAAGGTTGCATGTAGGGCTGTCACCATGGTTTgtaaaattgtttaaaattagCTGTGTAAATTTAAGAAGTTGTGTGCATGGGTTCCAAAATCTAAAATGCATGAACCTATACATTAACGGTGACCAAGTACCGCCAACTGtaatttcatttttaatttaatatgaagtatatttttaaatatattattttactATGTATATCCGGATCGGATTATTAAAAAATCGGATCGTATCAAATCCATATCCACTACTTATCAGATCGGATTTTTCTCGGATCGAATTTTATTTGGATCAAATTTATTTTTTACTGATCCATATCCGCTCCATTAGACTTCGGATCGGATTTCCGCTCCATTGACGACCCTAGTTGCATGCATTAAACACCCAATGATATGTGCTTGATACGAGATTTATCTTAATCCCTTGTTACTTCAGCCATACTTATTTTGAGATTATCGTTTTATTAAAATCTATCCAAAAATTTGTCTTGTTTCTGTTTATAACCTTGCTCTTAACCATACCATCATTTAGATCATGTCGTATTCTTCTGGCATGTATTTAGGTACGTGGGAGTATTGGACTATATAATGGAGAGTTACCCTTCATTTACTTGTAAAGGGTAGTTAAATCATGGACATGGTTTTGATTGCGATCAAAGCAGTGCATGATTCTCAGACTACAACCATGTCATTGCCGCACCATTGGTATGACAATTTCGTAGCATTGTGATTGGTCACTGCATGTAATTTGGTATGACAATTGCTTCAACTTTTGTTCATATCGAGATATTAATCTATTACAAACTTTCAAAATATTTTTCTCAGCTTGCAGATTTATTAATGGTACTCCAAAAATCATGTTAGGCATTCTTTCTTATGCAGTATTCACTTAGGAGGGATAAGGGGCAAGTACTTGGGAGGGATACGGGGACTGCGTGATGGAGAGCTATCCTTCACTTCTTTTGCACCGAGTCCTTACAAATTGTTGTGTCGTAAGAAAAATGGTGTTAAAAAAAGTGTGGTTtgataatattttttaatatttgcATTTCTTGAGGTATAATATAAAAGATACTCCATTCGTCCCATTCATTTCgttacactttccttttttggatgtccCTCCCAAATTTTTATGTTTCAAAAGTTTCTGAAAGTAGTAAAGTATCATAATATGAAAATCAACTACATCCACTATTTTCCTCCACTACACTCACTTTACACTCACTTTATTCTTTAAATATTGCTCAACTACACTAGTTTACTCACTTTTCTTCTAGAAAGCACACACTCAAAAAGGATGTCGTATGCGTGTCGGACACGACGACACGGCACCGACATGGCTGAGTACGTGTCCGACACGCCATGTGGCGTGTCGACAGAAAAAGGCAACCGATACGCCATTGACACGGGTTCGACACACGACCGACATGGGTTCGACACGCGACCGACACGGCCCACTGACTCGGCCCATATAAAAAAGTCCAAAATCATCTTTAAAAAGCCCAAAATCTTTTTTTAAAAGCCCAAACCATCTTATATTAACCGTAACTTTGTATCTCTCTGTCTTTTATAACCTCCCCTCTTCATCTTTTATAACcttatatatacaatcaaatatatacatacatctatatatataacacataaaaatattttttaaatttttctaACTTTTTTTTGCTGTGTCCTGTATCCAGTACACTTTGATAATTGACGAATCCCCGTTTCCGATGTCCCGTGTCGCCGTATCAGTGTCGGTGCTTCCTAGCTTTTCTTACTTTTCACCACTAATTTACACTTTTTCTTCGTGCCTAACCCTGATGTAAAAAATTGGGTGGGACGGGGAAGTAATATTTTTGGGGAAGTTTAGTGAAACCTAAACAACCTTATTTAACGGCATCTTGGCCATTAGAACTTTCACAAGAGATACTTTTGCTTTTCAGACAGCAATACCAAACGAGGCCTAAGCATTTgtaaatttcaaaaaaaatttaaGGTTTGAAGAATTCTACGAAGAAATGCTGTCCCGTTTTTGGTTTAACCAGGAGTTCAATGTCTTGGACAAATTGTTGGATAAGGGCAAGTTTTAATCAAAGGCTTCTCTATTTAGGTGTATTATTTGTTGTTTCGGGCCACTACAGTAATTTGAAATTTATTACTCACTCCGTCCCATCCAATTGTTAACATTTGTGAGAGTCTCCGGCacacattttaagatgaatataaGGTATAGTGCTATAACTTTAAAAAAATCATTATCTGAATAATAATTTAAACATtcaatttttattcagaaaaataaaattttaaaagtaaCAAAACTATATTTCATGTTCAATTTAAAATACGTGTATGACACTCTCTCACAAATGTTAACAACTGGGTAAGACGGAGGGAGTAAAAAGATTATGCAAGATTTCTTTGGAAGTTAGGATCATCAAGATGCAAAAGATATTTTCTAAAACAAGGATTTGTGAGTCTTGTGTTCACAATGGCCCGGGGGATCGAAATATTTGGAGAGTAACAACAAGAGTTTTCAAAGAAAAATGGTTATGGTCGTTTCATTTAGGAAGgagttttaaattttgaatgTCAAAATAGAAAGCGCAAGACCAAAATTTGAAGCAAGAATAAGGGACGGATTATATAGAAGGCGCAAGAACAAAATTTGAAGCAAAAAACGCAAAGCCCCTTCAATCGCGCGCCTTTTtaccaaaataaataaatcacAAATTTTACAAGAAACTAATACTTGATCTTAAAAAACAAACATAACAGAGAGCATAAATAACACGCTAATAATACGCTAATAATGTGAATAATGAAGGCTTGAACGAAAAGATTCTCTAATTCAAAAGCTTCAGTGCTATCTAGCTCAAATATTTTAGACGGAGGCTAAGATGTAGAGACCGTCAAGAGATTTAAGATGGAGGCTAAGTGTTGTGTGAAACACTTTATGGTAATTTTTCCTTTACTCTTTGTAGTACTCTTTATTATTCTTATGAGCGCTTTTTGCACTTAAAAAGCTCCATGATTGCCTTTTACACGATTTCTAAATCGCGCTAAATCGCATATTTTCGAATCGAATTGCATATCTTGTGCCCAAGTGTGAAGCACCGTTATTCACGCCATTAATCGCACCTTTAACAACATTGTAGCATATCACCAGAAATCCCAAATCctatttatgaaaagaaattaaacaaaaaaaaaagtTCGGTATATGAACCGCAAAAAACCACTAATCAAGAATAATAAGATTCGGGATGAGAAAAACTAATATGCCTTCTTGCAGAGTATTTTacatacttcaattttagtgagtAGTGTAATTAAGTTTTCTGTAGGCTGGGTGTAGATACCTAAATGTTTTAACTTTCAACGGATCACGTTTTCTGAGATCTAAGTATAAATATCTAAAGGTTTCGATGGCCATACCTTTCTAACTTTGCTAATTTCAGTGGTTATCCTTGAAAATCTTTATAATTCAAACAGGCTTGGTACTTCTAATTCTGTGTTGGCATTGTGATTTTTGTGTGGTCCTTCCTGGTTGTCTTTGTATTGTCTATTTTTTTTCTCCGCCTTAAGTGAGGGTTCTAATATATTTAAGACAACACAGTATCAAAGGACTCCATTTTTTTCCAAAAAAGTTGCAAGTCCGAAACAATTTATTATTGCCATAAAAGTGTAACGTTAAATTCACCTCACAATAAATTGCTACACCTCGCCTCCAAGATCTCAATACTATAATTGACCGACTAGGGAAGAAAAACTAATAAAGATTCTGCTAAACTGTCAAGAACTACATAGATATTAAACAAGATTTTTCAACTTCTAAGGTGATTTGAGGAAGATAGTCTCTACAAAACAAGACAAAAACGAGCAAACACAAAAGTGAATATATTCAACACTAAACATAATGCTAATTTTGAGATACATGGTTCCTAAAGAAAGTGATATATCCTTAAAACAAGAAATCTCAAAACTAGATGCATAACACATATATCACTCATTTGTTTCTTCTCCACAAGTTGTGCCTGAAAGTACTTTCACCGCTTTAAGTTGTAAAACTTACCAATTTCATGCAGGTCAAGGTTTTCCGTATTTGTCAATATAACCCTGCCAAAATGAAGTTAATGTTATTAATCACATAAAAAACTAATTACTAAAGTTACTGACCACGAGAACATCACCCTATTACCATCTAAACAACCTCGGTTTTCTAACATATCATAATCACCAACTCACCTCAACAAGCTTTGAAATTTTCGACTCGGATGAAGAAAGGTACAGGTCAACTGATTCTGAAGTAGAAGGAATTTGATGTGTTGGTACTGTGCTAAGGACTCTCTCAACAGATCTTTTGACTATAATATTGTGAGCATTCTTGCTCAGGTTACCCTCGCGCCAAGTTGGTTTGACCAATTCTTTGACAAAATCTATAAGGGCAGCGCGGAAGTGTTTTAGGGCTTTCATTTCCTTGTTCATATCTTCACTTAACTTAACATCAACCTCCATTTCATTAACTTGTCCAGCCTTGTCTCCTGATTTTAACTTCTGTCTTGGCCTATCAGTCTGAGTTGCATTATCATTTTCAGTATTTGGTGCATCTCTTTTCTTAATATCATGAAGAGGTGAGGATCCCAAGAGCTTCTCTTCATGTGGTGCAGCAATTCTACTTTGCATCTCAGCGGTAGCACTCAAAGGAGTTTCTGTTTCAGCtgaaaacaaatcattttcataATTTTTCTTGTTCAAATTTTTGTCAAGGATGTTGTGATGCCCACCAAGATATTGTTCAAGATAATTATAACCTGGGCCAAAACTCTCTCGACCAGCACCAGAAAATCTAAAATATACATCTGCCGACTTGGATTGTTCAATGCTATCACGGATAGGATCATATTCGATTACTGAAGACAGCAATCTCTGTGTAAGAGCATAAGATGGCTGAAAAGGTGCAGATAGCTCCCACTTGTACAAGGACATTTCTTTTATACTTTCAACTAAATACCGTGAATCTCCGGACACGGGCATTCTAGATGGATTATTTGATTCAGATCCAGAGAATGGAGAAGAAGTCTTCTGCAGGGAAGCAGATTTAGAAGTACCATAATCTCTTTCAACGTCTAAGCAGTTCTGGGACCTAAGTGGATCTGAATTCCAAGTAGAACCAAATGGCAACGATGACCTGGTCCAGCTTGAAGTACCATGTTCTCTTTCCCGTGAGTGGCGAAAGGGGGGCATGCGCTCATCAAGCAAGAATTGGCTTCTCTTAGCAGCCATTTCTTCTGAACCATGCTTTCCATGATTGTTCCTGTGCCAAATTTCTCCTCTTAAATATTCTCTTCCAGCACTGCTGGAGTTGTCTTTATATGGACTCACTTTTTCTGGTTCATTCTTCCATTTGGAACTTTGACCAAGTTCATGCGACAGAACTCTGTCCAAGAGAGATGAGGTGCCAACTGCAGAAGCTTCTTCATTAGGAGAAGTAACCAATCGTGGCTTTTTAGAGGAGCAATCCGATCCTGACAAGGAAAAAGGTAATTAAGCTAATCAGTATGGTAGAGATGCTTCTTCACTACTATAAGTCTGTAAAACCAATGTTCACCTTCACTATTTTGCCGCTCAGTCTTGTTACTAGGATCAGCTCCTGCATGCTGTTGGGTGGTAACATTGCTTGCATGAAGGAATCTACAAGATTTTCCCTTAATGCACCATCCTTTAGCAAAAAAATCACAGATGACAGCTGGTTTATCAGTCCCATCCTTAAACCCCACACCAGGGGACAAGCTACTTGGCTTTACCATGGGAAAATCCAATCTGGAAAACCTAAAAGATGTCAGCAAGGGATTCTAGTTAATGAATATCAAGAGATATAAACGAAAAATACTAAAAGAGAGCTACACTTAAAATTCCAATATGCCAGTTTAAAATACGTGTAAGCATGCATATGAAACCAGTTCACCGCACCTTGGTTCATTGAGCTTAAATTCTTCAGTCTGCAAGCGGTGATGCTTCCTTTCTTCCTCGGAATAATAAAGACCAGTAGTTTTCCCACTTGAATTATCTTTCACTAAAACAGCAGCAGCGAATTCAGCACTACTGGCAGACTCAGTGGTCTGGACAGTTAATATTTTATGGCCGTTTGGACGTACTGTGTTTTTATGTTCAACAATATCTTTAGGTGTTCTTGTTCCTGAAAGGGGTTCGGATTCTTTAAACTTGTGATCCCTAGTAGCAATCACATCTTTCCCCATCTCTGAACACGGAAGATTCATGTAGTTGTTGTCTTTGTCCTTTCCTTCTGATACATCCATTTGATCAGAAATATGCACACCTTTATCACCCTCTGTTGTTATTACTTTTACAGCATTTTCTTTTATAACTGAAACTGAATGGGATTGATCTTCATGCCCCGTGATTATATTGTCAAGGGAAGCATCTACATGAAAGAAACATTTTAAGTCAAGAAAAAGTCACAGCAAAAAACTTCTCTAAACATAGCAGGGACGGGCTTAAGAATACGAGAATACTTGGTCAGAATTATACCAACCTACCTGTTATTCTTCTGTAGAATAAAAAGCAAATTTCCGATGGACATAAACACTTGAATCAATTCTTCCCTCAGCATGAAAGGTCGCGATATTCATATTCCATGCTTTTGAACTCAAGAATAAACAGGAAATATTCTATCTAGCTTCATATCAACCAAAAGAAAACTACTCCTAATAACTAATAGGCAAGAAAGATGTATACATCATCTTTTCACTTTTGAGCCACTGAATACTAAAATCAACTTCTCTCgacatactgatttctgataaCTACGTAATTTCCTAATTCCTAACTCCCCAGAATCAAAAAACATAAGCTAAGAGCAAAATCCAACCATGTAAAGACATGGTTATCTGCAAAAGTTTGTGGACACATGTTTCGTCCATAAGGTTAAGCTTCCGAAATGGCAAAGCTATAACTTTCATTCTTTcaatatatataaagataaacGGCATCCTCAAAACTAACAAAATGTCATCTGGTTGGTGTTCTTTCTTGAAAAATAATGCAACTTTATTCCAAACAAGCTCCTCGTGCTACACCTACAGATGAAGTTTCTCCTCATAATATTCATACTTAGTATTAAAAATAGGCTAAATTTCAACTCCTTTACAAGTTTAATAGCCCCTAAATTCGACTCGACGTTGTACTTCCACTTTATAAAAAAACCTCGATGCATATCTCCGTTTCGAAACTAAACAACTAAATCTAAGGCATGTAAAATCCGGGGTAAAATCTTGGAAGCAAATCGAAAATTTGTCTCTTGAATGTGAATGCTATATAGTCCAACTTGTCCAAATGCAACCAACTCGAGTAGTCCACAATCCTACCACAAGACCACACTGCACGGTTGGACTTGAGCTAATATGTTGAACAAAGTGTCTCACGTTATGTTTCGCTTTGGCACTAGAATATGTCGCATACACCTCCAATGGTCTCATTTAGCCCGCtaaaaaatcaaacaaacacGATGGTACTCCGAAACACTTTCAAAAGGTGGAAGGtttgagctctgataccatttataacAAAGGTAGCATCATGAGCCAAAGATTAGAATTCGATTAACTCAGTACAGATACCAAAGAGTCGATTAGCCTAATTAGAACCAAAGGGTAATTGGAAGTCCTAAATAATCATATCTTGTTAATTCACTTAGTATTCGGACTTTAACTTACATTTTGTGCTTCACACGTTTCAATATGGACGGGCCGTAAGTAACTCAATCCAAATACCAAAGAGTCCACTAGCCAAATTATAGCCAAAGGGCAATCGGAAGTCTTAAATAATCATATCTTGTTATTGCACTTAGTATTTGGACTTTAACTTACATTTTTTGCTTCACATGTTTCAATATAGACGGGCCGTAACGTCCAATCCAACTATAATGTGTAAGTGTGAGTGCAAAAGTTGGAAGTGGGAAAATGGACACAGTTTACCATGTTAAATAAAAACTTCGAAAAAAATTTAAGAGCCACTACTATTTACATCAAGGTGGTGCCACGCTTACAAACAAACCGCATCAATTGGTGAATCCCAGAAAAACGGACTAGGTAGTGTAGAGAATGCTTGCTTAATTAAAGTATAAAGGCATCTAAGTGAGCAAGCAAAAGAGACAAACCACAAAGGAACCTAACATCTCACCCAATATTAATATTACCTTTTATCAAAGTTATAAGAGATGAAAGTGGCGAAATTCTAGAACTTATGATCCTTGAAATTTACAAGGTGTGATAGTAAAACCCTATATTGCACAAAGACGGGTACGTGTGAACATATATAATGGGCAACGGGACGAGAAACAATTTTAGATTTTAGGGTATATAGGTACGacaattaatatgttaatataaaaattatttatatttaagaTACAAACAATATTTAACATCCAAGAGATTAAAAAGACATCATGCATTCATCGTACCAAAGTCGAGGGTCGTCATGGAAGATTTGCATATAATCTACTCTTGGTATGTTTAGTTTGTTTACTTGTAAATGCAATCAAGTGCACACAACATATATGTGAGTTTGTACATATCATAGTTGTGCATTAAAATAGTAAAATAGTATTTGAATGTATTACACAAGATGGGTTTTATATCATTAAAAATGGTGGGAAATGGTAAAGTTGATAAACGCCTATCTTCGCAAAGAATAGACAAAAGACACAATAAATCCGCAGTATCAATTAATATATTTCAATTATATTCCATAATGACAaattacaaaatatatatatagataacTATAACTTGGAAGCCAAGTATTTTCCTCAAAACTAGATTCGTCCCTTATTTTATTCTACTACTCTACTCTAAAATCTAGAATGTTCCTAAATATATAACATAACTAAGTTCCTTAGTAATTTTGTTCctgaataaaaaaataaaatctCCACAATATAAGAAGCATAATCTACGGGATATGAATTGGACATAATATGAGGAAGCCTCGAACGGAATATGAATTGGACACAGATATGAGGAAGCCTATGAGGAAGCCATTGAGGTATATAATTACATTTAACTTCATAAAACCATTTTGGAGTAACAAAATCAATACGCTTAACCAAATCCACTTTATCTTAAATTTCTTTTCCATGAACAAACTCATCATGCTTTGTTTCACATTAATTTCAGTATTCTTTTCGACTCCACCAAAAAATTCAACATGCTACTTCGATGGCTCATTTTCACATCCTTTACAACTTTAATATGCCCTTAAATAAATGACTTTACTCCAAGGTCGTGCTTTtctatgttactcggactcttTATTTTACCTTCGAGTACTTATGCCAAAAACATGTATATTTTCAAAATGTTGCTGAGTTTGATACTTTAAGTCCGATACTTTGACATGTATCCATGTCGAACGCTTCTAGccgagtccgagtaacataggTGTTTTTCCACAATGCCTTGAATAAACAATACAATCACAAGTTT
Encoded here:
- the LOC141667313 gene encoding protein FRIGIDA-ESSENTIAL 1-like isoform X2 codes for the protein MPSPAAVTNQSDSDHQSLNDDEEYEEIEVEEETEVEEDETEAEDDNDDDFGEDLSPVNQDQTHDASLDNIITGHEDQSHSVSVIKENAVKVITTEGDKGVHISDQMDVSEGKDKDNNYMNLPCSEMGKDVIATRDHKFKESEPLSGTRTPKDIVEHKNTVRPNGHKILTVQTTESASSAEFAAAVLVKDNSSGKTTGLYYSEEERKHHRLQTEEFKLNEPRLDFPMVKPSSLSPGVGFKDGTDKPAVICDFFAKGWCIKGKSCRFLHASNVTTQQHAGADPSNKTERQNSEGSDCSSKKPRLVTSPNEEASAVGTSSLLDRVLSHELGQSSKWKNEPEKVSPYKDNSSSAGREYLRGEIWHRNNHGKHGSEEMAAKRSQFLLDERMPPFRHSREREHGTSSWTRSSLPFGSTWNSDPLRSQNCLDVERDYGTSKSASLQKTSSPFSGSESNNPSRMPVSGDSRYLVESIKEMSLYKWELSAPFQPSYALTQRLLSSVIEYDPIRDSIEQSKSADVYFRFSGAGRESFGPGYNYLEQYLGGHHNILDKNLNKKNYENDLFSAETETPLSATAEMQSRIAAPHEEKLLGSSPLHDIKKRDAPNTENDNATQTDRPRQKLKSGDKAGQVNEMEVDVKLSEDMNKEMKALKHFRAALIDFVKELVKPTWREGNLSKNAHNIIVKRSVERVLSTVPTHQIPSTSESVDLYLSSSESKISKLVEGYIDKYGKP
- the LOC141667313 gene encoding protein FRIGIDA-ESSENTIAL 1-like isoform X1 produces the protein MPSPAAVTNQSDSDHQSLNDDEEYEEIEVEEETEVEEDETEAEDDNDDDFGEDLSPVNQDQTHDASLDNIITGHEDQSHSVSVIKENAVKVITTEGDKGVHISDQMDVSEGKDKDNNYMNLPCSEMGKDVIATRDHKFKESEPLSGTRTPKDIVEHKNTVRPNGHKILTVQTTESASSAEFAAAVLVKDNSSGKTTGLYYSEEERKHHRLQTEEFKLNEPRFSRLDFPMVKPSSLSPGVGFKDGTDKPAVICDFFAKGWCIKGKSCRFLHASNVTTQQHAGADPSNKTERQNSEGSDCSSKKPRLVTSPNEEASAVGTSSLLDRVLSHELGQSSKWKNEPEKVSPYKDNSSSAGREYLRGEIWHRNNHGKHGSEEMAAKRSQFLLDERMPPFRHSREREHGTSSWTRSSLPFGSTWNSDPLRSQNCLDVERDYGTSKSASLQKTSSPFSGSESNNPSRMPVSGDSRYLVESIKEMSLYKWELSAPFQPSYALTQRLLSSVIEYDPIRDSIEQSKSADVYFRFSGAGRESFGPGYNYLEQYLGGHHNILDKNLNKKNYENDLFSAETETPLSATAEMQSRIAAPHEEKLLGSSPLHDIKKRDAPNTENDNATQTDRPRQKLKSGDKAGQVNEMEVDVKLSEDMNKEMKALKHFRAALIDFVKELVKPTWREGNLSKNAHNIIVKRSVERVLSTVPTHQIPSTSESVDLYLSSSESKISKLVEGYIDKYGKP